A single window of Aspergillus oryzae RIB40 DNA, chromosome 8 DNA harbors:
- a CDS encoding uncharacterized protein (predicted protein) — MAIFEHVQDVIGQLPVLKSYSHMLICFPVQDDKREVALQELERAVRLVMKTFPYLSGRVINEGSGAGSSGTFKVTTYKEWESETHVFVRIQDRTSDCPGYDELCSAQGPSSMLPGHLLSSRVAFPETYQDTEDDPAPVLDFQANIVRGGLLLDLAAQHNIIDGTGIFQIINLLATALRGDQFPLFQLHEGNRDRRDLIRLLGPDEPLLDHSELKPPVIMKAPPPSDILAPYKWRYYRFPVDSVNKIRDLANSKPEDFDPSTESLSVNDAITAFCWQRITAIRLRKLETPAAFSKLSRAIDFRRIMRLTPAYLGHMVRVCNTRLTFEAIIESSLSRLASLLRKDVQEISNEYALRSYVTFIANEPDKSDIAYGGSFNAQTDFSCSSIAHVKAPDFGPLGKPGLMRRPTFQPLPCSSYIAPVLHGEGMEGLFCLHESEIEALAEDEMWKELVEYIG; from the coding sequence ATGGCTATCTTCGAACATGTTCAGGATGTCATCGGCCAACTGCCGGTTCTCAAAAGTTACAGTCATATGTTAATATGTTTCCCTGTCCAGGATGATAAGCGCGAAGTCGCCCTCCAGGAACTCGAGCGCGCAGTCCGCCTCGTGATGAAGACGTTTCCGTATCTCTCTGGAAGAGTTATCAATGAGGGCAGTGGTGCTGGAAGTTCCGGGACGTTCAAGGTCACAACCTACAAAGAATGGGAATCTGAAACCCATGTCTTCGTACGTATTCAAGATCGCACAAGTGATTGTCCTGGTTATGACGAACTTTGCTCCGCCCAGGGGCCATCATCCATGTTGCCAGGGCATTTGTTGAGTTCACGAGTGGCGTTTCCGGAAACCTACCAGGACACAGAGGATGACCCGGCTCCTGTCCTGGACTTCCAGGCAAACATCGTTCGCGGCGGATTGTTGCTGGACTTGGCCGCGCAGCATAATATTATTGACGGGACGGGGATTTTCCAAATCATAAACTTATTGGCCACCGCTTTACGTGGAGACCAATTCCCTCTTTTTCAACTCCACGAAGGAAACCGCGACCGTCGTGATTTAATTCGATTGCTCGGCCCAGATGAGCCTCTCCTCGACCATAGCGAGCTCAAACCTCCTGTCATTATGAAGGCGCCTCCCCCGTCAGACATTCTGGCCCCTTACAAATGGCGATACTACCGCTTCCCGGTGGACTCGGTGAACAAAATCCGAGATCTGGCAAACAGTAAGCCAGAAGATTTCGATCCCTCTACAGAATCCCTTTCTGTAAACGATGCCATCACTGCATTTTGCTGGCAACGGATTACGGCTATCCGTCTGAGAAAGCTAGAAACTCCCGCCGCATTCTCAAAGCTCAGCCGAGCTATAGACTTCCGGCGTATTATGAGACTCACCCCGGCCTACTTAGGCCATATGGTCCGCGTCTGCAATACGCGCCTCACTTTTGAAGCCATCATCGAAAGCTCCCTTTCGCGGCTTGCTTCACTCCTCCGCAAGGACGTGCAGGAAATCAGCAATGAGTATGCCCTCCGTAGCTATGTTACGTTCATCGCAAACGAGCCGGATAAGTCCGATATTGCGTATGGCGGGTCATTCAATGCGCAGACGGACTTTTCCTGTTCGTCAATTGCTCATGTTAAGGCTCCTGATTTCGGGCCGCTAGGAAAGCCTGGACTGATGAGGAGACCGACATTCCAGCCTTTGCCTTGTTCGTCGTATATTGCTCCGGTGTTGCATGGAGAAGGCATGGAGGGCCTGTTTTGTTTGCATGAGAGTGAAATTGAGGCTttggcggaggatgagatgTGGAAGGAATTGGTTGAGTATATTGGATAG